CATGCGCGACTATGGAGTGGGCATTCAGATCCTCAAGGACCTGGGGCTGTCCAAGGTCCGGCTGATGACGAATAACCCCAAAAAGACCGACGCCTTTATCTATGGCGGCTTCAGTCTGGAAGTGGTCGATCAGGTTCCGATTATCACCGAATCCAACCCCCACAACGCCAAGTATCTTGCTACCAAACGCGACAAAATGGGGCACAAACTGCCGACCGAATAATCGCTGCAAGATAGAACGCAAAAGGCCGAAATCGCAAGAGAAATGCGATCTTGGCCTGCGATGGTTTACAAATCTTTCGCTGCTAAATGCGTGCTGAATTTCGCCTCACAAAGTCACTCAAGTCCGCTGATGTGAGTGAGTCGATAAGCGACTACTTCTTCACCATCGATGCATCGAGCGAGTAGCAAACGTCTTTGAGTCCCAGCTTGGCCTGCGGATAGCTCAGCTTAAAGGTGCCAGCCAATTTCATCCGCCGCGTTGAGTAGGCGATGCTTTGCGTCGGATCGGTCACTTTGATCTCGATCATGTCAGTCATTTTCGGCTGACCACCAAAGCAGCAAGTTCCCATATCAGGGACCAGGATGAAGTGCATCACTTTGCCGGTCGATGAGACGCCGGGGTGCATGTAGCCCTTAATGAAAACTTGCTTGCCGCTCAGGTCGGCTGCCTTTGGCGGAATCATCAGTTCGGGAACTTCCGGATCGGGCTGCAAGTCCGAGAAGCTGATGCGAACATGATTTTCCGGCACTTCCGTCATGTACTCATAGATGTGCCACGGAGTGGCGACGAGCAAGGTGAACGCCGAGAGTAGCAGCCCCGCGAGGGCAATCTTTTTGCCGGTGTATTCGTTCGGGTAGCGGCGAATGGTGGTCAGGCTGGTGAGCGCCAGAACAATGCCGAGCATCGCCAGAGGAAGTAGCGATGGGAACGAGAATCCGAGGAGCGCTAAGACACCCACCCCGACCGAAATCACCGCGCTGCGGCTGACGGTGCGATACGGTTCGATCTCTTCCGTTGCGGTGGCTGGAGTTTGATAAGGAGCGTACAGCTCTTCTTCGCCGGTCGTCATCGCGTCACCAGAAAGTTCATGTGCAAGGGAAGCTTCAGACGTGCGCCATGCGGAGTCGCCAACGCCAACAGGCCATCCCTAGTAATCTCAAATACCCATCATCGGTTGTAACAATCGGCCACGCTAGTTGAGCCCCGATTATTGCCGACTCAAACATCGCAGTTCCGAATTGGCATCGTCCCAAATTAGCGTCGTCGGAGCAGCGACCACTGCACCACGAACAGAGCGAATGCCACAGCCCATGGTACGCCAAGCAGCCCCCAATGGTTCACAGCGATGGTGCCAGAAGTTTTCAGGGCAGCTGCTGGGGCGGCACCCAGGTTGGCGGCCACTGTTGTCGGTGGATTATTGCCCGCCGCTGCTGTTTCGAGCACCTCGGACGAAACTTCCTCGCGGCTGTTTCCACCCGCCGATGCTGTCGCTTGAGGGGCTTTGCTAATCGCCATTTCTGCTGACGCCGTGCGAACTTGCGACGCATCGTTGCCACTGGCAACGGCAACGTCCGCCGTGCGAGGCGGATTGGCTCCGGCCAGCTTCGACAGCCGCTCATTCCGTTTTTCGATCCGCGTTGCCTTGTCGGGAGAAGGGGGAGCTTGCTGCAAGTTAGGGAACTGCGAGAACGCCCGTTTCACCGCTGCTTCATCGATTTTTTCGCAAGACTTCAAGTACTCCGGCCCCTTCGGTGCAGGGCAGAGTCGGAAGTAGTTCACAATCGGCATTCGGACCCAGCTGTTTGTTTCGTTGGCCGATTCGAAGAGTTTGAAGAGTGTTTCGGCCGATTCCCAGTCTTCCCAGCGGGCGAGATCTGGAATCACGAGATCGGCGAGATCGGGGCGGGCGAGCATCAAGCGGAGCGACTCAATCAGCCGCGGACGTGCGATCACATTCCCTTCCGTGCCGTGAAAGCGGAGGGCCAGGACGGCCGAATACGTATCGGCATAGTCGGCTGAGGCGTTCTTCAGGTACAGATCTTCCACCGCTGGTAAACCCTTTTCGCCCAGCAGCGTCAGGTAGCAGGCAATCAGCGAATCGAGCCCCGCTTTCTGCTTGCGGTCGGTCGACTTCATGAACCCTTCCAGCATCGGTGCGTCGGCTGGACTGCCGCAAATGCCGAGCATCACGAAGTACAAACGACGCCGGCTGCCGGGGATCTCGGGGTTGTTGATCCAGGTCACAATTTGCTTGTGATCCATCTTGGATTTTAGCTCTTTCACAGCCGCGTACGGAGCGCCAGCAAACTCATCGTAGGCATCGCGTGCGAGCATCTCGTCGGCATCTTCGAGATGCATCTGCATGAAAGCCAATCGCTCGGCGCCACTGGCAGGAAGCGTGAGGAGTTTCGTGAGGTACTCGATCGCTCGCGGACTGACGGGTAGGGGCGTCGACCACAGGATCTCTTTGGAAACGAGATTCGGATCGGCCAGTACCCCCGTAATCAGAAACGGTTCGCCCAGCTTACGGTCGCCGAAATAGAGCGTTTCGACAGAATCGCCAATTTTCACAAGCTCACCACCTTTGATGAGCTGAAGGATTTCAAATTTGGCTTTGGGAGGATCATCCCCCTTGGCTGTCTGCTCGGGAGCAACGGCTGACAGCTTCGCGATCACCGCCACTTTCATGGCGTTGAATTCTTCCGTGAAGGTCTGTGCCGTAGCGGAGCAAAACGGACAGGCGACCGCCGATTCCGCAGGAATTACGAGGGTGACGACCGTCGAGACAAGCATCGCCACGCATAGCAGCGGCTGGGTAAATCTCATCGCCAGTTCACCTTTTCCATTCGAGGGTCGCGACGTGCCAGGATCGGCCAATTACGCGTGAAATTGCACCTGGGACCAGCGTCGCACGAGGGAGCAGTTTATTCTACGCCTCAGCCCGGGAGGTTGCTACCGGAAGCGCGGTCAGAATCGCAGTCTGGTGGCCGTTTCTTGGGCCGCTTCGATGCTGTTTTTCGCCCGCTGGCCCCTAGATTTTGCCCACCCCTCCTGGGGCGATGCAGCAGCACGCTCTCCCAGAAAAGGAGTTGCGAATTCCCAAGTTTTACTTGGTTCACGCACGACACTGTGTTACGATCCCCGGCAGCTAATGAAGGGGGCTTCGCTTAGCCTACTCCCCGTAATAGCGGGGCCTCGGGTCACTTTAGGCTGTTGCTTGGCTGAGTCGCTCCCCTTTTCGGCTCGTCTTGCCTAACTCATCGATTAACACAGCCGTTCGGCTGTCGCTGGCTTTGAATCCACTCCCTGATCCTCCCCAAAGGCACGTCTACCTTGCGTTGCGCTCCGTTTTTTCGTGACTTCACCGTCACAACTGCATGGATTTATCTCGCATGCCTGGGGCCAGCCCTGCTGGTCGGCTGTTCGTCGGCGCCGGTGCTTCCTCCACCTCCTCCGCCACTCGACCCGCCAGCGGCTACTGTCGCGGCGATGCAAATGGTTGATGCCAACAAAAGCAGCTCGCTCGACCGCCAAGAAATGGCCGCTTACCCATCACTCCTCTCGGCATTGCCACGCATCGATACCGATCAAGATGGGACCGTCACTTCCGTGGAACTTCAAAACCGTTTCAACACCTACGATCAGATGGCCATCGGCGTCCTGCCGTTCACTTGCGTGATCATGGGTGAGAAGGCACCGGTGGAAGGAGTTCAGGCCAAACTGATTCCCGAACCTTTCATGAGCACCTGGCTCAAGCCGGCGAGTGGCACCTCCGATGCCACGGGGCAGATCATTTTCAAAGTCGACGGCGCTACCGAGCCTGGTGTTCCGCGTGGGCTCTATCGCCTGGAACTCTCGGGGAACAATCGCTTACCACCTCAGTTTCTGGCTCCCACCAGGATGGGCGTCGAGTTGATGATGGACAATCGCGAGATTGAATCGGGCATGCTGATTCGACTACTTAAGTAGTTCTTCGAAAACTACAGCTATTTATATTGTTTGAGCTTTTGCTGGTTGCCGGTGCTTATAGGCATTTATTCGCATGCACTGATTCGTCTCCAGTGCATGTCTGTTATTAGATCGCTGAGCTTTAGGGGGCTGTTACAATGAAATTCTTGCACGGTTTCAGGTTGCGCTGTTCAAGAGCAGCGTTCACCTTGGTGGAATTGCTGGTGGTGATTGCCATTATTGGCGTTTTAGTCGGGCTTTTGCTTCCCGCCGTGCAGTATGCTCGCGAGACAGCACGTCGCACGCAGTGCATGAACAATTTGCGCAATCAGGGGCTTGCCTTTCATCAGCATCACGATTCGCATGGCCATTTTCCTACGGGTGGTTGGGGCTGGAACTGGGCCGGTGATCCCGATGGTGGTTTCCGCGAACGACAGCCTGGAGGTTGGGTCTACAACATCCTCCCTTTTGTGGAGCAATCGAATCTCCGTGCACAAGGGCAGGGGGCTAATACCGCTGCGAAGCGAACGGCCGTGGCTTCGGTGATGCGCACACCCTTGAAGATCATGAACTGCCCCAGTCGTCGACAGCCGCAGCTTTACCCCAACCTTATCCAAATGGTGAATGCCGATGCGGTCAGTACCTCGGCAAAGACCGGCTATGCTGCGAACTGTGGCTCGTATTCGCGCAACGAAATCGATGGTGGCCCTGCTGCAGGCTCAACCACCCCTCCGGCCCCGACAGGCGTGAATGAGGAGAACGGAATTTCGTATCGCCTCAGCCGTGTCCGTTTTGCCGACGTCCTCGATGGTCAGACTAACACGTTGATGGTGGGGGAAAAGTATCTCTCGGTCACCAACTGGCAAACCGGAGCTGATGCCGCCGACAACGAGAATATGTACTGCGGCTATAACAACGATCTCTATCGCAGCACCAATGCGATTTACTATCCGCCCAAGAAAGACCGCCGCGACATCGTGGCCGGAACACAGGCCTATACCTGGGGAAGCGTGCACACCGGCGGTTTTATGGTGGCCTTGTGCGACGCTTCCGTGCGCATGATTAACTACTCCATCGATGCCGACAATTTTCGCAGGCTCGGCAGTCGAGCTGATAAAGAGCCGGTCAATCTGCCTTAGTCGGACGCTGGAATACTCGAGTAATATTCACAAGCTGTTTCTGGATAACAGTTTGTGACAAATCTCAGCTGACTTTCCAGCACGCACTCATCCACGTGGGATGGACACCAGTTTCCCCCGTGGTTTTTGCACAGCGTCAAATTCCTGTTAAAACAACTATTGTCTTGACTTGTGTTGATCCGATTCCTAAGATATCGAGACCTCGGGAGTAGTGCTGCGCTGCTGTGGAGCACTTAGTCAGCTCTCCTCGAGGGCTGGTCGCTTGCGATTAGCGATTCTCATGGCACTTGTTGACCCCGTTTTCCACGTTCAGCTTGGAGCAGGCTCATGGTGAGTACGTCGGGCACTTCAGACATCTCTTCCGTTGGAAACACCGATGTGATTGTCATTGGTGGTGGTCCTTCGGGATCAACCGTGAGCACCTTGATTGCTCAGCAGGGTTACAAAGTTACCCTCTTCGAGCGCGAGCACTTTCCACGCTTCCACATCGGCGAATCGCTTATTCCCGAGACCTACTGGGTCCTCAAGCGACTCAACATGCTTCCCAAGATGCGGAAAACGCAATTTGTAAAGAAGCACAGCGTGCAGTTCGTCACGGAAAAGGGAAAGCTCTCGGAGCCGTTCTATTTCTCCGACAACAAACCCCACGAATGCTCGCAAACCTGGCAGGTGATGCGCAGCGAGTTTGATCACATGATGATCAAGAACGCCGCCGAGCATGGTGTGCAGGTACACGAAGGTGTACGTGTGCTCGAGGTTCTGTTCGAGGGAACTCGCGCCGTTGGTGTGAAGGTGGCTGACGAGCGCGGAAACGTGCGCGACGTGTTCGCCAGCGTGGTGGTTGATGCCAGCGGACAGAGCTCGATGATCATGAGCCGCCTCGGCCTCCGCGAGTGGGATCAGGAACTCAAGAAGGCTGCTCTCTGGACCTACTGGGAAGATGCCTATCGCGACAAGGGTCGCGACGAAGGTGCCACGATTGTGCTGCAGACGCAAGGCAAAAAGGGATGGTTCTGGTACATCCCACTGCACAACAACATTCTGAGCGTCGGTGTCGTTGCCGACTACAGTTACCTGTTTAAAGATCGCGAAACGAAGGATCACGAAGCGGTTTACTTCGAAGAAGTCGCCAAGTGCCCAGGACTTCAGCCTCGCCTCGAAGGGGCCAAGCGAATCGCTCCCTATCGAGCTGCGAAGGAATATTCGTATCGCTCGCGTGAAGTGGCCGGGGATGGCTGGGTGCTAGTCGGCGACGCCTTCGGCTTCCTCGATCCACTCTATTCCTCAGGCGTGCTGCTCGCACTCCGCTCGGGGGAACTCGCCGCCGATGCAGTCGTCGCTGGGCTTCGCGAAGGGGATACTTCGGGAGCAAAACTCGGAGCGTGGGGTCCGAACTACATCCAAGGGATGGAGCGGATGCGACGCCTCGTCTGCGAGTTCTACAACGGTTTCAGCTTCGGCAAATTCGTGAAGCTCTATCCGCAGCTGAAGGGACACCTGACCGATTTGCTCATTGGCGATCTGTTCGACGAGAAGGTGGACGACGTGGTCGAACCAATGAACCACATCCGTCGCTTGCAAGCGGAAAAGTCGGCGGCATTGCCCGTCGAGTAAGTGCGATAGTTCCGAGACCGGATAGTTTCGAACCTTCTTTTGTATTGATGATTTATGGCTGAAGCAGACTATCTCGTGCTTCTGCTTCAGCTGGCGTTGATGCTCTTGGTCGCTGTGATTTGTGGCCAAGTGATGCGCTGGTTTCATCAGCCCGCCGTGCTCGGTGAAATGCTCGGCGGCATTCTCCTCGGCCCGACGATCGCAGGGCTTCTGTTCCCCGAATTGCAAACCTGGCTGTTTCCGTCGAGTGGTTCGGTGCACACAGCCGCTACGGGTATCATTCGGGTCGGGATGCTGCTCTACCTGTTCCTGATCGGCCTCGAGATCGATCTCAAATCGCTCCGGCAGTATGGTCTTAGCGCTGTAGCGATTGGACTAGCGGGAACTCTGGTACCGCTCGCGGCTGGCATTGCGATGGTCTATCTCTTGCCAGATTGGTGGGGGATCAAGCGTCCCGAAGATCAACTGCCGATCGCGCTCTTCCTAGGGGCGTCGATGGCGAACACTGCGAACCCGGTTCTCGCGCGGATCTTGCAGGAACTCGGGCTGATCAAAGAGCGGCTGGGTGGAATCATCATGTCCGCCACCGTTATCGACGATCTGATTGGCTGGTCGCTGGCTGCTGTCGTTGCATCGCGATATCGCCTTGCAAGTGAAACCGGCGTCGCCGGTTCCCCCATGCTCGACTTCAGCTGGGGAATAGTTGTCGGAGCCCTTTTGCTTGCCACGATTTTGGTGGTGGGTCGATTTGTGATCGGACCGCTACTTTCACGCACGAAAGATTATCTGCCGACCACAGCAGGCGAGTTGCCTTTGCTCGTCGGCTTCGTACTTCTGGCGGCTGGATTGGCAGAATCGCTGGGAAGTCATGCGATGCTCGGAGCCTTCATGCTGGGGATGGCACTTGCGAGTCAGGCCGAACGTTTTACGCCCGCTGCGAAAGTGCTGACGCAAGTGGCACTCGGATTTTTTGTGCCACTCTATTTCGTCAGCATGGGACTTTCGGCGAACTTCATTGCCGATTTCAACTGGCCGCAAGTGCTGGTGGTTTTGGGGGTCGCATGCGTCAGCAAGATCGGGAGCGTGTTTCTTGCCGCCCGGTTCTGCGGCATCTCGAGTAGCCTTGCGGGAGCTGTTGCTTGCGGCATGAATGCTCGCGGAGCTGTCGGCATCATTCTCGCCGGCATGGGACTCTCAGCAGGCTTGCTCGACCAGACGACTTACGTTTCTCTGGTGGTGATGTGCCTCGCGACATCGCTCTTCGCCGGTCCGATGATGAAGCTGCTCGTCAGCCCCGCCCCACAACAGCTGAAAACCTGCGACGAATCGGACTCCATGCTCGCCGCCACCGCTGCGCCCGAGCAGCCCATCGCTTAGTAGTGGCTGCTCGACTGGCCCGCAAAGTTTCTGCAGATTGCCGGCGCGATGCTATCGACAGCCGAACGATTCCGCCAGAGGTTTTCTGGCTATTGGGCATGTCTCGCTTTCCAACTGCTGAGTGCCAAGGAGTTTAGGAACAGGAGTGACTCTATCGGCCAAAGTCGCGCGTTACAGATTCCCTAAGCCGTACAAGCCGCACGACCTTCACAACTGGACTCCCCGAACCGGGGCTTAACCCAGCCGTTAGAAGTACCGATAACGATTTTGCGGGCGGTGTTCTCGGAATAACCGGACCTTCCGCCACGATCGTCATTAGGCTCAGAACCGGCAGGTAGGTCATGAACACTTCACGTCGCATTACCATCACAAACAGTATCGTTTGCTTGGTTCTAGGGTGTTCTTTCACCGGATGTGCGGCTACGGCCAACATCATGACGAGCGTGGCCAATTGTTTTGAGTTCCGCCAGGACTTGAAACATGAGCTTCGCGAAGATCGCCAAGACCTGCGAGAGGAACTGGCTCGTGTTCGGCAGGAAGAGCGGCTGAGGATGCAAGAAGCGATGCTTGCCGAAGAACGGGCACAGTTGGCCCAGCTGAAGCAGTGTCTGCCGGTCTCAGCTCCCTTCACCGAGACCACGATCGCTCTTCCGCTTCAGCAGCAGTATGTGTTTATGAAGCCCGAGGTCGATGTCCAGGAAATGGAAGAGTTGATCAAGCTCGAAAAAGATGGCCTTGAAGAACGGATGGCTCGGTGGCGCGAAGATATGAAGGCTTGGAACGAGCGTAAAGCAATCCACGATCGCAACGAAGCACTCCGCATCACCGAATATAAGAACAATCCACGTGCGCCGTTTACTCAGCCCCGGACTTGCGGATGTCAGCAGGCACTTACGACCGGAAAATGCTGCTGTCCTGCCGAATACCAAGGTCGTTGCGGCTGCGAGCAAGCTTTGAAGTGTGGACGCTGCTGCTGCACGCACTGCCAAGAGCAGGAAAAAACGTGCGAGTATGCTCCGCTGAAGTCGCAGCCGTTCACCGAACCACCACCCGAAATGCCTCGGGCCAATATTTTGGCGAGCGAATTGCCGCTGAAGATGCGTATGCAAGTGCGGCACGATATCGGCGACGCCAATGTTCGCGAAGTTCGCACCGGTCGTGCTCCTCTCGAAGAAGGACCACCTCGCGCTCCCTTCAAGGGACCGTGTGATCCTGGCAGCTGCCCAAGCAATATCCCTTGCACACAGCCCACAGCTACGGCACCGGTCTACCATCCCGACTTGCCCAAGCCTGTGGTGAGTGAAGATCCAACTTCAGAGGCCGAAACTGCTCGACGTCTTCCACCACCTCCGAACACGCCGCCGGTACCACCACCCGACGCACGTGTGCTCCCGAAGCCGCCACTCGACAGCCGCATCAGCGCATCGTTGGGAGCGTACTATCCGGTGAGCCATCCAGATACGTTCGCACCCCACTTTGCTCCCATCCGGTAGTTGGCGGGAAGCTATCGAAGCAAGAGCAAGACGCATCGATGGGCCAGGCCGCCTACAGCATGTAGTGCGGTGAAAGAAATGAGCTTTGACAAAGCTGCTACAGAAAAGCGGCTTAGAGAAAGCAGAGTACGCCCGACAGGATTCGAACCTGTAACCCTCGGTTCCGAAGACCGATACTCTATCCAGTTGAGCTACGGGCGCACACGTTCTTGGAAAACGACCCAATGGGCCCTGAGTGCGTCGAGTTTGAGCTCGGCACATGCTCCAAGAGTGCTTATGAAGGTATCAGAAAATCGTGGGTGGGCAAGCGGACGTCGTTAATCTTGGGTCTACTTATCTGCCAGTAAGTGGGGCACCGAAATTGGTCTGAAATCGGTTTTCTGAACCATATTTGTCCCGCACTAGTGGTATTTCAGCCGCGATCTTGATCAGAATAGATAGAGTGACAGTGGCGGAGCGAACCAAGTTCGCTTGCAGCCGCTGCAGTCATCGGCTGATGGAAGAGGCACCATCGGCTGGGCTTTCTGCCAAGGCTCCGCGCGAATGGAAACCACCCGCTGTGGCCACCGCATCGAACGATCCATCACGAATTCCTTGCCCGCACTGCGGTGCGGCGATCAAGGCGGCTCATCTTCCTGTCGGAGCCAGTTGCACCTGCCCACGTTGTGGCAAAGCATTTACGGTGGGTGGGGGGCAAAGTAGTCCGCCGGCAACGCCGGCAGCGAAGCCTGTTGCGACGCCTCCAGCCAAGATGCAACCAGCGGCGAGCGAGCCGGCTCCTTTGCCGAAGATCGAGCGTCCGGATGAAGGGGTGATTCGTCAGCTTGCCGAGCAAGCCCAGCCACTGCCGATGCCGATCAGTGCACCTCCTCCCAAGCCGAAGCCGCAACTGATTGCAGTCGTTTGCAAACTTTGTCAGACCCGCATGTATGCCAAACTGTCGCAAGCGGGTGGGACGATGCGCTGTCCTGACTGCCATTCGCTTTGCGATATTCCTGTTCCGCCAGCGCCCAAGAAACCGGTTAAGCCTGCGGAGGATGACGACTTTTACAGTGTCGCGCCGCTGAGTCCCGCTGAAAACAACGCAGCAATGCTGCGCGACTTAGAGATCGCCGCGTCTTTGCCTCCGGAACTCCATTTGGCGGTTCAGCCGAGCACGACCCCACCCGCGATTGACCTGCAGCGCGAGATACGTCAGCAACAGGCCGAGCCAGCTCAGCGCACCAGCGCGAGCCCTGCCGTACCAGCCGCGAGCGCCGAAGATGACGAAGAAGATCTCGATGCCGAAATTCGTCTGGAAGCGCCGGTCGAGCGAATCGAAATAACCCCCGCGCTGGTCGTTCGGACAAACCTCGATAGCCTGGTCCCCGAGCCGTCAACGTATCGCGACGACGACTGGGTGCGTCCTGTGGCCGCAGGAGAGCGAACTTATTTCGAGCGGAGTCCCCTCACCATCGGGATCTTCGAGTTCCTGGTGTTGCCCGAAACCGTCGTCCGACTCCTCATGCATATCGTATGGGGATCGGTCGCGCTGTCGCTGGCTCAGCTTGCGGTGATCTATGCGTATCGGGGCGCGGAATCACTGCTGGCCATTTTGTTTGTCCTTCTGTTTGCGGTGATTGGTGGGACATTCTGCTTGTCGCTCGCGGCCCAGATGCAGGCGATCGTCGAGGATACGGCCAACGGTACCGACCGGGTCGAGAATTGGCCCTCGCCGAATTTGTTCGAGTGGATGTTCGACTCAATGTCGCTTTGCCTTCACGTGGCAATTGCTGCCGCTCCGGGAATTGGCATCACGATCATGTTCTTCACTTCGTCGCTCTACAACGAAGACCTGCCCTTTAAGTCGGTCGCACTATTTCCGATCGTCATTAGCGCCGCTCTGCTTTTGCCACCGATCCTTTTCAGTACAGCCGCCGAAGGAAATATGTTTGCGCTCGTTTCGCCGCAGCTGTTTCGAAGTTTTCAGTCGACCGGCGACGGCTGGATGCTGTTTTACTTCGAAACGTTCTTGCTGATCTTGGGATCGCTTTTGTCGATTAGCTTCGTCGAGTTCCACACAGTCTATCTGGCACCGCTGGTGACGACTGGGCTGCTAATCATGATATTTCTCTACTTCCGCCTGCTTGGCCGCGTGATGTGGATGGCGGGACGCAACGATGGCGTGGTGGTCGCGCGCGACCGTGAGAAGTCGGCTGATGCAGGGAGCAAAGCGGGCGGAAAACCGGCTAGTGGCGAGCGTGGACAATCGCGCCCCCGCGTCCCTGTCTAAGGCCGGTTTCGATCTAGTTCACTTGCTGAGCAAGTGTCGCGCTGGTGTTAGTCGCACGCCGAGTAGCGCAGGATGCACCACAGCGTGCTGAAGAGATCTTTGATGCCGATTTTCTTCCCTTCAGCATAGCTGCGGGGGGAGTAGCTGATCGGCACTTCCCGAATCCGGAAGCGGCGGCGAGCGAGCTTCGCTGTCACTTCGGGCTCGAAGCCAAAGCGATTCTGCTCGATCTCAAAACAGCGAAGCACTTCCGGGCGAAACGCCTTGTAGCATGTTTCCATGTCGGTCAGCTTCAGCCCCGTCACCAGATTCGAAAGGCCGGTGAGGGTTGCGTTTCCGAGCCGATGAATCAGCGATGGATCGTGCGGTTTTTCGTGCAAGAAGCGGCTGCCGTAGACCACATCAGCTTCGCCGGCGACGATGGGGCGCAGCAGTGGCAGCATGTCGCGCGGATGATATTCGAGGTCGGCATCCTGCACCACCACCACATCACCTGTCACGCGGCGAAAGCCGGTTCGTAGTGCGGCCCCTTTCCCTTCGTTCTTCGGTTTGAAAATGATGTGCACCCCCGGCATGGTGTCGAGTTCTTTCAGGAGCTTCGTCGTGCCATCGGTACTGGCATCGTCGACGATAATCACTTCCTTCTCGACCGGAAGTTCCAGCACCCGCGCTAGCACTTCGCGAATCGTCTGCTTCTCGTTGTAGACCGGAATCACCACGCTCAAACGAAATCCTGCAGGAAGCGGCGCGTCGGCAGTGTCCATGGTGTGCTTCTCGTCGCTGGCAAGCATGGCCGACAACCTCTGAATTTCTTCGATTTGCTGATTCATGCTTTCAAACACTTCGGGTTTGGCAGGCGACGGATCGTTATTTAGTTCTTGCTTGAGCAATTGCTGAACCTCATCAAAGGTGGCAAAGATTTCGTGTGTGGAGCGAGCGTGAGGAACCTGCAGATCGAAATCGAGATTCGGGGAAGCTTCGGAATCGAGATCTCCAAACAGGCCTCGCTGATAGCGCTTGGGATTCGGTCGTGCCGGTTGCCAATCGCGCGACTTCTGCGGCGGACCCTCGAGCAAATCGGAGTCGATCGCGATATCGTCGATCATCGAGGTCGCTGACATAGGGAATCTCTCTGCAATCGTTCCGGGGTGAACTATTCGTCGCTTGCCAGTTGGGTGCTGGAATT
This window of the Pirellula staleyi DSM 6068 genome carries:
- a CDS encoding DUF3299 domain-containing protein, whose amino-acid sequence is MTTGEEELYAPYQTPATATEEIEPYRTVSRSAVISVGVGVLALLGFSFPSLLPLAMLGIVLALTSLTTIRRYPNEYTGKKIALAGLLLSAFTLLVATPWHIYEYMTEVPENHVRISFSDLQPDPEVPELMIPPKAADLSGKQVFIKGYMHPGVSSTGKVMHFILVPDMGTCCFGGQPKMTDMIEIKVTDPTQSIAYSTRRMKLAGTFKLSYPQAKLGLKDVCYSLDASMVKK
- a CDS encoding glycosyltransferase family 2 protein, with the translated sequence MSATSMIDDIAIDSDLLEGPPQKSRDWQPARPNPKRYQRGLFGDLDSEASPNLDFDLQVPHARSTHEIFATFDEVQQLLKQELNNDPSPAKPEVFESMNQQIEEIQRLSAMLASDEKHTMDTADAPLPAGFRLSVVIPVYNEKQTIREVLARVLELPVEKEVIIVDDASTDGTTKLLKELDTMPGVHIIFKPKNEGKGAALRTGFRRVTGDVVVVQDADLEYHPRDMLPLLRPIVAGEADVVYGSRFLHEKPHDPSLIHRLGNATLTGLSNLVTGLKLTDMETCYKAFRPEVLRCFEIEQNRFGFEPEVTAKLARRRFRIREVPISYSPRSYAEGKKIGIKDLFSTLWCILRYSACD
- a CDS encoding NAD(P)/FAD-dependent oxidoreductase, giving the protein MVSTSGTSDISSVGNTDVIVIGGGPSGSTVSTLIAQQGYKVTLFEREHFPRFHIGESLIPETYWVLKRLNMLPKMRKTQFVKKHSVQFVTEKGKLSEPFYFSDNKPHECSQTWQVMRSEFDHMMIKNAAEHGVQVHEGVRVLEVLFEGTRAVGVKVADERGNVRDVFASVVVDASGQSSMIMSRLGLREWDQELKKAALWTYWEDAYRDKGRDEGATIVLQTQGKKGWFWYIPLHNNILSVGVVADYSYLFKDRETKDHEAVYFEEVAKCPGLQPRLEGAKRIAPYRAAKEYSYRSREVAGDGWVLVGDAFGFLDPLYSSGVLLALRSGELAADAVVAGLREGDTSGAKLGAWGPNYIQGMERMRRLVCEFYNGFSFGKFVKLYPQLKGHLTDLLIGDLFDEKVDDVVEPMNHIRRLQAEKSAALPVE
- a CDS encoding cation:proton antiporter; this encodes MAEADYLVLLLQLALMLLVAVICGQVMRWFHQPAVLGEMLGGILLGPTIAGLLFPELQTWLFPSSGSVHTAATGIIRVGMLLYLFLIGLEIDLKSLRQYGLSAVAIGLAGTLVPLAAGIAMVYLLPDWWGIKRPEDQLPIALFLGASMANTANPVLARILQELGLIKERLGGIIMSATVIDDLIGWSLAAVVASRYRLASETGVAGSPMLDFSWGIVVGALLLATILVVGRFVIGPLLSRTKDYLPTTAGELPLLVGFVLLAAGLAESLGSHAMLGAFMLGMALASQAERFTPAAKVLTQVALGFFVPLYFVSMGLSANFIADFNWPQVLVVLGVACVSKIGSVFLAARFCGISSSLAGAVACGMNARGAVGIILAGMGLSAGLLDQTTYVSLVVMCLATSLFAGPMMKLLVSPAPQQLKTCDESDSMLAATAAPEQPIA
- a CDS encoding DUF1559 domain-containing protein, whose product is MKFLHGFRLRCSRAAFTLVELLVVIAIIGVLVGLLLPAVQYARETARRTQCMNNLRNQGLAFHQHHDSHGHFPTGGWGWNWAGDPDGGFRERQPGGWVYNILPFVEQSNLRAQGQGANTAAKRTAVASVMRTPLKIMNCPSRRQPQLYPNLIQMVNADAVSTSAKTGYAANCGSYSRNEIDGGPAAGSTTPPAPTGVNEENGISYRLSRVRFADVLDGQTNTLMVGEKYLSVTNWQTGADAADNENMYCGYNNDLYRSTNAIYYPPKKDRRDIVAGTQAYTWGSVHTGGFMVALCDASVRMINYSIDADNFRRLGSRADKEPVNLP